From the Bactrocera dorsalis isolate Fly_Bdor unplaced genomic scaffold, ASM2337382v1 BdCtg233, whole genome shotgun sequence genome, one window contains:
- the LOC125780220 gene encoding uncharacterized protein LOC125780220 isoform X1 → METAGKLRRMNAGIPQSFLDSFNDGCDKYNNLQKLFVDKITELGELIEKQNKVIINILAEHAVLLQNLTQKEKGTNGAIDDNRDCYISAVQYLLQGEVVKDFEKVLARKFCLEYNIYGIGNNKSFKDYSMVYTILKKAIGKTAVNAEAEMRRAFQVVKKRHFRQVSSIKNHT, encoded by the exons atggaaacagCTGGAAAGCTTCGCCGGATGAACGCCGGAATACCCCAATCATTTTTAG ataGCTTCAATGATGGTTGCGATAAGTACAACaaccttcaaaaattatttgtggaCAAAATTACAGAGTTGGGAG aattaattgaaaaacaaaacaaagtgatCATTAATATTTTGGCGGAACATGCCGTTTTGTTACAAAATCTAACTCAAAAGGAGAAGGGAACTAATGGAGCTATTGATGATAATAGAGATTGCTAT atTTCAGCAGTGCAATACTTGTTACAAGGAGAGGTTGTAAAAGATTTCGAAAAGGTTTTGGCGCGTAAATTTTGCCTTGAATACAACATTTATGGAATTGGCAACAACAAGAGCTTTAAGGATTATTCTATGGTGTATACCATACTTAAAA aaGCAATTGGAAAAACAGCAGTAAATGCGGAAGCGGAAATGAGGAGGGCTTTTCAGGTCGTAAAAAAGAGGCATTTCCGGCAGGTTTCTTCGATCAAAAAccatacctaa
- the LOC125780220 gene encoding uncharacterized protein LOC125780220 isoform X2, giving the protein METAGKLRRMNAGIPQSFLDSFNDGCDKYNNLQKLFVDKITELGELIEKQNKVIINILAEHAVLLQNLTQKEKGTNGAIDDNRDCYISAVQYLLQGEVVKDFEKVLARKFCLEYNIYGIGNNKSFKDYSMVYTILKTIGKTAVNAEAEMRRAFQVVKKRHFRQVSSIKNHT; this is encoded by the exons atggaaacagCTGGAAAGCTTCGCCGGATGAACGCCGGAATACCCCAATCATTTTTAG ataGCTTCAATGATGGTTGCGATAAGTACAACaaccttcaaaaattatttgtggaCAAAATTACAGAGTTGGGAG aattaattgaaaaacaaaacaaagtgatCATTAATATTTTGGCGGAACATGCCGTTTTGTTACAAAATCTAACTCAAAAGGAGAAGGGAACTAATGGAGCTATTGATGATAATAGAGATTGCTAT atTTCAGCAGTGCAATACTTGTTACAAGGAGAGGTTGTAAAAGATTTCGAAAAGGTTTTGGCGCGTAAATTTTGCCTTGAATACAACATTTATGGAATTGGCAACAACAAGAGCTTTAAGGATTATTCTATGGTGTATACCATACTTAAAA CAATTGGAAAAACAGCAGTAAATGCGGAAGCGGAAATGAGGAGGGCTTTTCAGGTCGTAAAAAAGAGGCATTTCCGGCAGGTTTCTTCGATCAAAAAccatacctaa